Below is a genomic region from Pedosphaera parvula Ellin514.
GGATCGTGCCCCCATTCCAAACGAAAAGCGCGCCCCGGCATCCTTCCCCAGCTTCAACGCCAGTTTGGACGGCATCCGAAATTTTATCAGCGGTTTGGATGCCTATTATAACGACCATTTCGGTTTCCGAAAACAGCTGGTCAAGTGGGATCGTCGCTGGCGGCGTGATTGGTTCAAGGAATCGTCCCTGGCCGACGTGGTTATCGGTCGTGACGGCTGGTTGTATTACTCAGGCGAACGGATGATTGAAAATTTCCGCGGCATGAGTCAGTTCGAACCCAAGGAGCTTAAAGACTGGCAGACTTTGTTGGAGAGCCGCCGCGATTGGCTCGCGAAGCGGGGAATTCGTTATATTTTTGTAGTGACCCCGAACAAAGAGTCCGTTTACCCCGAAGCATTGCCGGGATGGATGACCAAGGTTCGGCCCGCAACGAAACTGGATCAGTTCCTGGCTTACATGAAGGCGAATTCGACAGTGGAGGTTGTGGATTTACGCCCCTGCCTGCTGGAAGCGAAAAAGAATTGTCCGGTCTATCAGTTTACCGATACGCACTGGAATTTTTATGGCGGCTTTGTGGCCCATCAGGAGCTGATACGCGCTCTTTCGCATCAGATGCCCCGGCTGGAACCCTTGTCCTATGATCAGTTCAAAAAACACACGGAAGATCAACCGGGGGGTGACCTGGCGGTAATGTTGGGGCAGGAAAAA
It encodes:
- a CDS encoding alginate O-acetyltransferase AlgX-related protein, which codes for MTKSTLEKISKTTQWVIIALFIGLLWLPALDSYFHLDRAPIPNEKRAPASFPSFNASLDGIRNFISGLDAYYNDHFGFRKQLVKWDRRWRRDWFKESSLADVVIGRDGWLYYSGERMIENFRGMSQFEPKELKDWQTLLESRRDWLAKRGIRYIFVVTPNKESVYPEALPGWMTKVRPATKLDQFLAYMKANSTVEVVDLRPCLLEAKKNCPVYQFTDTHWNFYGGFVAHQELIRALSHQMPRLEPLSYDQFKKHTEDQPGGDLAVMLGQEKTMLEKDFPTLLPNPELPRLKIDTDLQLIPNKKWPKLTDPTITTNSKGTGKAIVFRDSFSGSWIPFLGYYFNQVFYLWEYHWEPAFIEQEKPEVVIDEMLERFLYKENATKLKNLDALQ